CCACGTACACCAGCGGGAACGGGACGTGGGAGAACCAGCGTGCCCTGAGCACGGTGACGACGGCTCCGGTGAAGTACAGCACCAGGCCGATCCCCGCCGCGACACCGATGAACGGCACGAACAGGCCGGCCACCAGGCCCGCCGCGCCCGCGGCCTTGGCCGTACCGAGCCAGACCCTCCAGGAGCCCGGGATTCCGTAGTCGACCAAGGGCTTGACGACCCACTCGGCGCCGGCGAAGACGCTGACGGCCGAGAAGCCCACCAGGGCGGCGGCCAGAAGGGTCACGACAACATGGGCGGTGGACATCAGAAGCGCTCCTCAAAATGCTGACACCCCGGCTCGGGCGAACCCGCGCCGGGGTGTCTTCAGCTCGTCACTTCCCTGACACCGCGTGGCGCGCGAGTGTGACAGGACGGCGGACGATTTCTTCAGAGCGCCCGCGGCGCCGGTCTCCCCCGCCAGGCCCTCACCCCTCGAGGAGTTCTCTGACCTCCTCCCCCGTGCTCTCCTGGAGTTCGTCGCCCAGCAGCAACCAGCGCGTGATGCCGACCGACTCCAGGAACGGCAGGTTGTGGCTCGCGATGATGAGCGCGCCCTCGTAGGACTCCAGGGCGCCCGTGAGCTGCTGGACGCTGGCGATGTCGAGGTTGTTGGTCGGCTCGTCCAGCATCAGCAGCTGCGGTGCCGGCTCGGCGAGCATCATCGCGGCGAGCGCCGCGCGGAAGCGCTCACCGCCGGACAGCGTGCCGACCGGCTGCTGTGCGCGTGCTCCCTTGAACAGGAAACGCGCGAGCTGGGAGCGAATGTGGTTGTCGGTCACTCCGGGTGCCTCGCGAGCGACGTTCGCGGTGACGCTCAGCTCGTCGTCCAGGACGTCGAGGCGCTGCGGCAGGAAACGCAGCGGGACGAACGTCGTGGCCTCCCCCGACCGCGGAGGCAGCTCCCCGGTGAGGGTGCGCAGGAGGGTCGTCTTGCCGGTTCCGTTGCGCCCGACGAGGGCGATCCGTTCCGGCCCGTGGACTTCGAGGTTCGCCTCGTGCGGCGTTCCGTACCGTGGCCGTACGTCGCGCAGCCGCAGGACGGTGCGGCCCGCGGGCACGGCGGTGTGGGGCAGGTCCACCCGGATCTCCTCGTCGTCGCGTACCGCGTCCGCGGCCTCCCCCAGCCGGTCGCGCGCCTCGCTCAGCCGGCTCTGCTGGAGCACGCGCAGCTTGTCGGCCGACTCCTGCGCGGAGCGCTTGCGCTCCCCCGCCACGATCCGGGGAGCCCGCCGCTGGGCGTCCATCTTCTTGCCGTGCCGCTGGCGCCGGGCGAGCTTGATCTGGGTCTCCTCCAGCTCGCGCTTCTGCCGGCGTACGTCCGCCTCCGCGTTGCGCAGCATCCGGCCGGCCGCGTCCTGTTCGGTCGCGAGGGCCTCCTCGTACGCGGACCAGCCGCCGCCGTACCAGCTCACCGAGCCCGGCCGGAGCTCCGCGATGCGGTCGACGCGTTCGAGCAGTTCACGGTCGTGACTCACCACGACCAGCACCCCGGAGTGCCAGGCGTCGACGGCCTCGTACAGTCTCCTGCGCGCGTACAGGTCGAGGTTGTTGGTGGGTTCGTCCAGGAGCAGGATGTCGGGGCGTTCGAGCAGGAGGGCGGCCAGGCGCAGCAGCACCGTCTCTCCCCCGGACAGCTCCCCCACGGTGCGGTCCAGTTCGACCCCGTCGAGGCCGAGGGAGCCGAGCGTCGCCAGGGCGCGTTCCTCGACGTCCCAGTCCTCCCCTATCGTCTCGAAGTTCTCCTCGCGTACGTCGCCGTCCTCGATCGCGCGCAGCGCGGCGCGCCGCTCGGCGATCCCCAGTGCCTGGTCGACGCGGAGGTCCGTGTCGAGGGTGATGGTCTGCGGGAGGTACGCGAGGCTGCCGTGTGCGGTCACCGAGCCCGCCGACGGGCTCAACCGGCCCGCGAGCAGGCGCAGCAGTGTGGACTTTCCGGCACCGTTGGAGCCGATCAGGCCGGTGCGCTCCCGGCCGAAGCTGACGGCGAGTCCGTCGAAGACGGAGGTGCCGTCCGGCCAGTCGAAGCGGAGAGCGGAACAGGCCAGGGAGACGGGAGATGCGGTGTGGGTGCTCATGATGGTCCTCGCGATCGCGGGCGCGGTGGTTCGGGCGGCGTAGGCGAACACCACGCGGCGACCGGATCGTGAGGAAGAGGGGGTGTCGCGCGTTCGGACGGAGTGCCGGACGGCTCGTGCACCGAGGTCGCTTCCACGCGGGGTCACGGGCGGCTGGGACAGCCGCTGCGGCGTGACCGGCGTACGGCGAGAGCCGTACAGCGCGGTGATCGCGGACCTCAGATGCGCAACGTCCACCTCTATCGTCGACAACAGAGCCATCGCCAACCCTAGGCAGCCGTCGGCCGGCGGGCAAACCCCTTTTCGAGGTGTCGGAACTGGTCGCGCGTCTTCAGACTCTCGGTGCGACGCCCGCCGACGTAGGTCAGGGCAGAGTGCCGTGGACGGTCCTGGCCGACCCGGAGGGCAACGATGCCCTCACACCGCGGTGCCCTGGACCGTTGCGGAGGGTTTTTCTATTTCTGCTGGTTGACAATTTCATCAACCAGCAGGCGACCTTTACGCTGTAAGGCTCGTACTTATACGAGTGGCGCTCGTGGCGGGGTCAGGTGCCGAGTTCGACGCAGCACGCGCCGGGGCGAGGGGCGAGGGTGGCGTGCACGGTGTCGGCGTCCAGGCCGGTCAGCAGGCCGGCGAGGAAGGCGTGGTTGATGGCGCAGACGAGGTCGGGGGCCTTGGCTGCGAGGGGGTGGAAGGGGCAGTTGCGCAGGCGCAGCAGGGCCGGCGTCGCGCGCGTGGGTTCGAAGCCGTGGCGTCCGAGGATCTCCCCGGCGCGGGTGAGAGCGCGTTCAGTGCCGAGACGGCCGGGCCGGGTGCGGTCGCGTTCGGCCTCACCCAGGGCGCGGCCGCGGTCGGTGGCGACGCGGAGTGCGGCCTGGCGGGCGTTCTCGTCGTCGGTCTCGCTCAGTACGGCGTCGATGAGGATGTCGGCGAGGATGCCGTGTTCGCGCTGCGGGATGCTCACGTGGACGTCGACGTCGCTGGGTTCGTAGACCTTGGGTGCGCGGCCCACTCTGCGGACGCCGGGCGGGTTGGCGTAGTCGGCGGTCAGCAGTCCGGCCGCGACGAGTTTGTCGAGGTGGAACGCTGCCAGTTTCCGTGAGATGCCGACGCTGGCGGCGGCCTCGTCCCGCGTGACGGGCCGGCCGCTGCGGCGGATGAAGTCGTACATGTTCCTGCGCAGGTCATCACCGAGTGCGGCGACTGTTGTGATGGCTGCGGCGTCGGAGGTCATCTCCCCACAGTAACGCGTAAGTTCGCGGGTGAAAACAGCACGTTTGCCTGCTACGTTGACTCCCATCACCAATAAGACTAAATCTTGTTGGCGAAACTGAGCCGATCACATGTCGGCGTGTCTTCAACGAGGGAAGGGAGATGCCGGTGCGATCCACTCCGGCATTGCGGGTCGTCGGGACGGACGGCGGCATCGATCTCGTGGAGGCCGAACGCGCCGCCGGTGAGTTCCTGCGGGCCCTGGGCGTCTCCACCGAGTCCGAGAGCGTGCGCGGTACGCCGGGACGGATGGCACGCGCGTACGCCGAGCTGTTCAGCCCCCGCGCGTTCGACCTGACCACCTTCCCCAACGACGAGGGCTATGACGAGCTCGTGCTGGCCCGCGACATCCCGCTGCGCTCGGTGTGCGAGCACCATCTGCTGCCGTTCGTCGGGACCATCCACATCGGCTACCTGCCGGCCGAGCGCATCTTGGGGCTCTCGAAGCTGGCCCGGGTCGCCGAGCACTTCTCCTACCGGCCCCAGGTGCAGGAACGGCTCACGAAGCAGATCGCGGACTGGCTGGCCGAGCAGCTGGCCCCGCGGGGCGTCGGTG
Above is a genomic segment from Actinoallomurus bryophytorum containing:
- a CDS encoding DoxX family protein codes for the protein MSTAHVVVTLLAAALVGFSAVSVFAGAEWVVKPLVDYGIPGSWRVWLGTAKAAGAAGLVAGLFVPFIGVAAGIGLVLYFTGAVVTVLRARWFSHVPFPLVYVAPVIVSLALGFAA
- a CDS encoding ABC-F family ATP-binding cassette domain-containing protein: MSTHTASPVSLACSALRFDWPDGTSVFDGLAVSFGRERTGLIGSNGAGKSTLLRLLAGRLSPSAGSVTAHGSLAYLPQTITLDTDLRVDQALGIAERRAALRAIEDGDVREENFETIGEDWDVEERALATLGSLGLDGVELDRTVGELSGGETVLLRLAALLLERPDILLLDEPTNNLDLYARRRLYEAVDAWHSGVLVVVSHDRELLERVDRIAELRPGSVSWYGGGWSAYEEALATEQDAAGRMLRNAEADVRRQKRELEETQIKLARRQRHGKKMDAQRRAPRIVAGERKRSAQESADKLRVLQQSRLSEARDRLGEAADAVRDDEEIRVDLPHTAVPAGRTVLRLRDVRPRYGTPHEANLEVHGPERIALVGRNGTGKTTLLRTLTGELPPRSGEATTFVPLRFLPQRLDVLDDELSVTANVAREAPGVTDNHIRSQLARFLFKGARAQQPVGTLSGGERFRAALAAMMLAEPAPQLLMLDEPTNNLDIASVQQLTGALESYEGALIIASHNLPFLESVGITRWLLLGDELQESTGEEVRELLEG
- a CDS encoding VOC family protein; the protein is MSELVARLQTLGATPADVGQGRVPWTVLADPEGNDALTPRCPGPLRRVFLFLLVDNFINQQATFTL
- a CDS encoding helix-turn-helix transcriptional regulator encodes the protein MTSDAAAITTVAALGDDLRRNMYDFIRRSGRPVTRDEAAASVGISRKLAAFHLDKLVAAGLLTADYANPPGVRRVGRAPKVYEPSDVDVHVSIPQREHGILADILIDAVLSETDDENARQAALRVATDRGRALGEAERDRTRPGRLGTERALTRAGEILGRHGFEPTRATPALLRLRNCPFHPLAAKAPDLVCAINHAFLAGLLTGLDADTVHATLAPRPGACCVELGT
- the folE gene encoding GTP cyclohydrolase I FolE — its product is MPVRSTPALRVVGTDGGIDLVEAERAAGEFLRALGVSTESESVRGTPGRMARAYAELFSPRAFDLTTFPNDEGYDELVLARDIPLRSVCEHHLLPFVGTIHIGYLPAERILGLSKLARVAEHFSYRPQVQERLTKQIADWLAEQLAPRGVGVVVEAEHTCMTLRGVQATGSRTVTSTLLGTLREDPRSRAEFFALTGVGP